The nucleotide window CCGGCGCCGTCGCAGCCGTAGCCGTCGTCGCCGCCGGCGCAGCTGCCGACGCCGGCGCAGGCGCAGCCGTAGGAAGAAGTGTAGATGCTAAAGGTTCTGCCACATCAAGATTTCATTTGTGGCTTCGTACATCGTCTTAGGCCGACTGTCAAGTACGTCTTGTGTTTATATCGACAATAGTGTTTTATGATCTGATTTAggtgttttgtaattttttttgtatgttttattaaaacggTTTAAATtgcgaaattttttttttctttgtcagtgttgttctttattttacatattaatcGATGTCTATGCTATCCGAAACTGTAGAAATGGAAAGGTCTCAAAAATTcatagtttattaaaattcataaactttatttcgctaggaaattaaaaaaatgagctatctatatacatatagcaaCTAGTTAAGTCTTTTGATTCAGTCGGGGGTATTCAGATCTTGAGCAAAATCTCTTCCAAGGGTTTCCTCTGGACATCAGGCACCTTGGCTTCTGGGTGCGGTCTTCCGACTGGTAGCAGAAGTTCCAGTCTTTCATTCATGGGTCTGCTGAGCAGGTCTCGGAGACGGGAGTTGCAGTTCAGCGGTGTAGACGTGAGAGCAACTAAGCCACAGTACTGAAATTGATAAGAACAATTTTGTATCAACCGAAACTTATCATTTGCAAATGATTTATTACAGAGTTGATAAGGATACTCTGTAAATTTAGGAGAAGACGATGCATCACACCCATTAACACCAAATAATTTATCTGATAAAAATATCAGGATAGAATTAATTAAGACTCTCGTCTTTATGTACTCAATTTAAACAAATCGGAACTatccaataaaaacaaaagtatttctaccaatttaaaaaagtttgtaagcctatcccttagtctcgccttttacaacatccagggaaagagatggagtggtcctattcttttttgtattggtgccgggaaccacacagcaaatatgtatatatgtatgaaaactgattatttttacttacatgGATAGCAGCCAGTAGTATCCCCGCGGCTATAGCTACACTGATTTCACTGTAATAATGCATCTTCTTCTTCCCATCTGGTCTCCAAGAGTAAGTCTGTCTGAAGACCAGAATCATCGCTGGAGCATCAGTCAAGTAAGGCTTTAGAGGCTTTGTTGCGAATGGTTTCAAATCCGTCACCCATTGTCTTGACATTCGTTGAGCGTAATTTTGTTCTTCCTCCTCTTCAACGATGTTTCTGATGGCTTCTTTCACGTCAGGGTCTTGGACTACGATGAAGGTCCAAGGTTCTGTGTGAGCACCCGAAGGTGAAGTGCCTGGAATGCGGaatacaaaagttttttgatgagatctacatacatacatatgttcacgtctatatcccttgcggggtagacagagccaacagtcttgaaaggactgaatggccacgttcagctatttggcttaatgatagaattgagattcaaatagtgacaggttgctagcccatcgcctaaaaaagaatcccaagtttgtaagcctatcccttatatTGATGAGATCtaagtaatataatttgaGGTGTGTCTCAAAGACTAAAGGAATATATAAATGCTTGTCTTCAGAATGCAATTTCGTAGATAGGTACCAAAATACCACGTTTTATTCGTGTAACGACTGATATGCACAACTAATTGTGCCTTTaggattattttataacatgaaATGTGCTTACTTCCACCTCAGACCTCTTTACGAGAGTGAAGACCATGAATTTATAGGAATTCTTGATGCCCATGATAAAACTAGTCATTCAGTACTTAATTCGCAATTGAAAGGCATAATTTCAGCTGTCAtgtgatttttaattatagtcATCATATAACAGCTGTCAAC belongs to Amyelois transitella isolate CPQ chromosome 10, ilAmyTran1.1, whole genome shotgun sequence and includes:
- the LOC106134803 gene encoding iodotyrosine deiodinase, yielding MNIISLTVYTLENNCYTVYTALLVCFAVFTVFHKKRIEANLNRSGPKKKLAPKWHTGRERDFPDDGDDEPEVLIPAIPEDTPHILYTPPRRSDDEILKRSREYYELMAQRRTVRSFSTEPIPDEVLDNIIKTAGTSPSGAHTEPWTFIVVQDPDVKEAIRNIVEEEEEQNYAQRMSRQWVTDLKPFATKPLKPYLTDAPAMILVFRQTYSWRPDGKKKMHYYSEISVAIAAGILLAAIHYCGLVALTSTPLNCNSRLRDLLSRPMNERLELLLPVGRPHPEAKVPDVQRKPLEEILLKI